From the Deltaproteobacteria bacterium genome, the window CGTGCTGCAGAAGAAGGCGCAGGACTTCCAGACCAAGGAGCCGGAGAAGACTCCCGACAAGGGTCCCCCCGGAGGCGGGGCTCCCGCGATGCCGGAGCCCGACGACGAGCCGTAGGCGAGGCGCGTCGCAGCCCCCCCTATGTTTCTTGGCTTGATCTCCGCAAGAGCGTATTAGTCAAGTCACGTCACATCACGCTCCACGAAGCCCACGGGAACGGGAGGCCGGCGCGTTCGACGCTCGGCCTCGAGAGGAGGTCTCCATGCGAAAAGCGGTCTCTTCCGTCCAGCTCGTCAGCGCACTCGCCTTGCTCGCCGCGGGAGGGCTCTCCCTCTCGTCCTGCATCCTGGGGGGGAACGCCTGCGACGACGCCAAGGCGCACCTCTGCGCCAAGCTCCCCGAGATGGGCTGCTCGACGATGTACATGGACAACGCCGTGGCGAGCCTCAGGCAGAGCTGCGGGACCAGCGAGGCCCAGCGGTACATCGGGTACGCCGAGGGCGCGTGCCGCTCGAAGACGTTGGTCTGTGGGCAAGAGGGGCCCCGTCTCGACAGCGGCACCCCGCCCGGGGGCTGCGGCCCGTACGGCAAGGTCGTGGAGTACGCGGGTACGGCGGAGGCCGACGGCCGCTCCGCGCGCCTGAAGCTGACCTTCACCAACGCGAGAGTGGACGGCGAGCTGACCGCCGATCCGGTGTGCTCCGGGAGCGTGCGGCTCACCCGCACCCAGCTCTCCTTCACCGCCGCCACGCTCACGGGAAGCTGGGAGTCACCGACGGGGATGATCACCGGCCTCTGGCAGGGGGGCGACTACGACTGCGACGGCAAGCTGATGTCCGGCTATCCCACCTCGGGGTCCGTCACCATCACGATCTCGGGCGGCATGGTGTACCTGCAGCGCGTCGCGGGGGCCGGCAAGTACGCCTTCTCCGCGAAGAACGTCCTCTACGCCCCCGTGCCCTGCAAGGACGCCGGTGTTCCGGTGGGCGGCTGCACCATCGGTTCGGTCTCCCCCGCCACGGCGGACCAGTACGAGACGGTCACCATCTCGGGCTCGGGCTTCGGAAGCACGGCCGGGTCGGTCAGCTTCGGCGGCATCGCGGCCCAGCCGATCAACGCGTGGAGCGACACGAGCATCAGCGTGGCGGTCCCGGCGACGGTGAGCTACGGCCCGGTGGTGCTGAGCGTGACCACCTCCGCGGGCAAGACCTGCTCCCGCGCGAACTACGTGATCGAGTCGAAGGGCTGCGTCGCGGCGGGGACGCGGGTCCGGCTGGCCAGCGGCGAGACGAAGCCCATCGAGGAGCTCGACCGCCACGAGGAGCTCTTCGCCGGCGACGGGACCCGCTCCGGGGTGCGCACGGCGGTGATCCAGAAGACCCTCGTGCACCGCGAGCAGAGCTACTCCCTGCACCGCATCCGCCTCTCCAAGCGGCGTTCGCTCCTCGTGACGGGCAACCACCCGGTCCTGACCCGGCGCCGCGGGTGGGTGCCGGTCGACGAGCTGCGCGCGGGCGACTGGATCTACGTGCTCGGCGCTCGCTCGAGGCGTCTGACCGAGACGCGCATCCTTTCGATCGTGCGCGACGAGTCGCAGACCGACGTGGTCTACAACCTGAAGACCTCCGCCGGGAGCTACATCGCCAACGACATCCTGGTGCACAACAAGTGCCTGGCCGCGGGCTCGCCCATCGATACCCCCCGCGGGCCGGTGCCCATCGAGCGCCTGGCCGTCGGCCAGCTCGTCTACGGAAACCGCGACGGTCAGCGCGTCGTGACGCGCGTGACGCACCTCTACGCCAAGGCCACCGTCCTGCCGCGCCTGCCGGGCAAGCGGCTCACCCCTCGCGTGACGGCCACGCTGAACCACTGGGTGCGCGAGGGAGCGGCCTTCGTGCGCGTCCGCGAGACCGCGCATCCCCTGCGGAGCGTCACCGGGACGGTCTACGACCTCGAGACCGAGGCGGGGAACTACTACGCCGACGGCCTCCTCATGCGAGCGAGCGAGTAGCGCGCCGGGGAGGGCAGGGTTCTTCGTGCGGGGTCAGGCGCCCGGCACCGCGCTCGTGGGAATCAGTCCCCGTAGCCTCCACCCGGTCTTCAGGAGCCAGGTTCGCGGCTCCAGCACCGGCGGGTCTCCGTCGGGCGGAACCGGCACGAAATCCTTCCAGCCGGTGAAGTAGCGCGCAGAGCTGCACGCGTCCAGGTCGCGTCGCGGGACCCACTTGCCTCGCGCGACGCTGTGTTTTCGAGAATTCTGCAAAACGTACGCGAGCGCCGCCTTCACCTCGCTCGGCGTCTTCAGGATGTGCTGGTGGTAGCGGTCCCGAAAGACCCGCCCCTTGCGGCCTATGGCGCGATTCACCGCGTGCGCGAGCCGGATCGCCAGCGCGCGCAGGCCTCGCATCAGCACCTCCCGGTCCTTGGCCTCCGTCACGAGGTGCAGGTGATTCTTCTGGATCGAGTAGTGCGCCAGGTTCATCCCGAACCGCCCCGCCGACTTCACGAACGCGTCTTCGATCGCCCGTAGCTGCTTCTTGCTCCGCAGGTTCGGTAGCCCCTCCACCACCTTCATCGTGACGTGCACCGGAAACCGGCTCGCCAGGAGCGGTCGCGGCCGATGCGGCAGTCCGCTCCCCGGCCGTTTCTTTCTCCCCGCGCCCATCCGTTTCCCACCCCACCCCGTCGCCTCCCGCATAGGCAACGGAAGCTGTTTCGCAGGACCCGCCGGCCGACGCGTGCCCGAAGGACGGCCTTTTCCTGAGGAGGATTTGCACGTTTGTGCCAACATGAATAAGGCCAATACTAGCAGAACGCCGGTCTGACGTCAAGGGATGTCCTTGCACGAACAAACACAAGACAATGGAAGAACCAAGAACAAGTAGGCGCTCGCCGGCGCACCGATTCACCCCCACCGCCCGTGTGCGCTCACAGCCGCCGGCCGCCGCGCCCACCCCTCGTCGACAGCCATTCTCCCCGGCGCACCGATACGTCACC encodes:
- a CDS encoding IPT/TIG domain-containing protein is translated as MRKAVSSVQLVSALALLAAGGLSLSSCILGGNACDDAKAHLCAKLPEMGCSTMYMDNAVASLRQSCGTSEAQRYIGYAEGACRSKTLVCGQEGPRLDSGTPPGGCGPYGKVVEYAGTAEADGRSARLKLTFTNARVDGELTADPVCSGSVRLTRTQLSFTAATLTGSWESPTGMITGLWQGGDYDCDGKLMSGYPTSGSVTITISGGMVYLQRVAGAGKYAFSAKNVLYAPVPCKDAGVPVGGCTIGSVSPATADQYETVTISGSGFGSTAGSVSFGGIAAQPINAWSDTSISVAVPATVSYGPVVLSVTTSAGKTCSRANYVIESKGCVAAGTRVRLASGETKPIEELDRHEELFAGDGTRSGVRTAVIQKTLVHREQSYSLHRIRLSKRRSLLVTGNHPVLTRRRGWVPVDELRAGDWIYVLGARSRRLTETRILSIVRDESQTDVVYNLKTSAGSYIANDILVHNKCLAAGSPIDTPRGPVPIERLAVGQLVYGNRDGQRVVTRVTHLYAKATVLPRLPGKRLTPRVTATLNHWVREGAAFVRVRETAHPLRSVTGTVYDLETEAGNYYADGLLMRASE